The following coding sequences lie in one Halorarum halophilum genomic window:
- a CDS encoding 2-amino-3,7-dideoxy-D-threo-hept-6-ulosonate synthase, translating into MTFAGFDARLDRISTADRFLIVPMDHGITMGAVTGLKDIEATIDGVTRGGADAVLTQKGIASRVHANTNGAGYIVHLNGSTTIGPDENDKRVTGTVKGAVRAGADAVSMHINVGSTYEPDQIEFLAQLTEDAADYGLPVLAMAYARGPGVEGDDPEALGHAVRLAEELGADVVKTGYSGDGASFQHVVESTRLPVVIAGGSRGTNRETVEMVRGAMDGGAAGVSMGRSVFQHDDPEAIATAVSAVVHEDADVENALAAAGL; encoded by the coding sequence ATGACGTTCGCAGGATTCGACGCACGACTCGACAGGATCTCGACAGCAGACAGGTTCCTCATCGTCCCGATGGACCACGGCATTACGATGGGTGCCGTGACGGGCCTGAAGGACATCGAGGCGACCATCGACGGCGTGACGCGCGGCGGCGCGGATGCCGTCCTCACCCAGAAGGGCATCGCCTCCCGCGTCCACGCCAACACGAACGGCGCGGGCTACATCGTCCACCTGAACGGCTCCACGACCATCGGGCCGGACGAGAACGACAAGCGCGTCACGGGGACCGTGAAGGGTGCCGTCCGCGCCGGCGCCGACGCCGTCTCGATGCACATCAACGTCGGCTCGACGTACGAGCCCGACCAGATCGAGTTCCTCGCACAGCTCACGGAGGACGCCGCGGACTACGGCCTCCCCGTGCTGGCGATGGCGTACGCCCGCGGCCCCGGCGTCGAGGGCGACGACCCCGAGGCGCTCGGCCACGCGGTCAGGCTCGCCGAGGAGCTCGGCGCCGACGTGGTGAAGACGGGCTACTCGGGCGACGGCGCCAGCTTCCAGCACGTCGTCGAGTCCACCAGACTGCCCGTCGTCATCGCGGGCGGGAGTCGGGGGACCAACCGGGAGACGGTGGAGATGGTCCGGGGCGCGATGGACGGCGGCGCGGCGGGCGTCTCGATGGGCCGCTCCGTCTTCCAGCACGACGACCCGGAGGCCATCGCGACGGCCGTCTCGGCGGTCGTCCACGAGGACGCGGACGTGGAGAACGCGCTCGCCGCGGCCGGGCTATAG
- a CDS encoding HAD family hydrolase — translation MTVLFDLDGTLCVHDQSTDALLDAAFDAVGIDRYCGPTDLRSAAAAVEPAESDVEFYRRCLRVAAERAGADPADAGSIALAYDDAIDHGAVSFRDGAADALEAAIDSGRRVGLVTNGARGTQRTKLDALGITDRFETRVYAEPEFGVKPEPYPFERALGNLEADPATTTYVGDSLRADVAGANALGMETVWTPTDVTELGPDDPEPDHTLPSLAGLAALV, via the coding sequence GTGACGGTCCTCTTCGACCTGGACGGGACGCTCTGCGTCCACGACCAGTCCACCGACGCCCTCCTCGACGCGGCGTTCGACGCCGTCGGTATCGACCGGTACTGCGGCCCGACCGACCTCAGAAGCGCCGCGGCGGCCGTCGAACCGGCCGAGTCCGACGTGGAGTTCTACCGGCGCTGTCTCCGCGTCGCCGCCGAGCGCGCCGGCGCCGACCCCGCCGACGCGGGCTCGATCGCCCTGGCGTACGACGACGCCATCGACCACGGAGCCGTCTCCTTCCGCGACGGCGCTGCCGACGCGCTGGAAGCCGCCATCGACTCCGGTCGGCGGGTCGGCCTCGTGACCAACGGCGCCAGGGGCACCCAGCGGACGAAACTGGACGCGCTCGGCATCACCGACCGATTCGAGACGCGCGTGTACGCCGAACCCGAGTTCGGCGTGAAGCCCGAGCCGTACCCCTTCGAGCGGGCGCTCGGGAACCTGGAAGCCGATCCCGCGACGACGACCTACGTCGGGGACTCGCTCCGGGCGGACGTCGCTGGCGCGAACGCCCTCGGCATGGAGACCGTGTGGACGCCGACCGACGTGACGGAACTGGGTCCCGACGACCCCGAACCGGACCACACGCTCCCGTCGCTGGCGGGGCTCGCGGCGCTGGTGTAG
- the trpC gene encoding indole-3-glycerol phosphate synthase — protein MNTADGGLAPAVRSILATAAERPGGDERLAVDARSLPDAFADAEADGRIPVIAEVKPTSPTTDGERTDDPVELAEEMVAGGAGALSVLTEPEHFGGSAETLERVRDAVDVPVLRKDFLLREEQLDAVAADLVLLIVRFVGDDLTNLVSAARERGFQPLVEVHDADELSAAIDAGADLIGVNNRDLGALEVDLSTFERVAPEVPDDATLIAESGITTTADARRMREAGADGLLIGSAIMDAEGRGESGDGVEGDGAGGDVRANTRRFTRAGTEGKP, from the coding sequence ATGAACACAGCTGACGGGGGACTCGCGCCGGCGGTGCGGTCCATCCTCGCCACCGCCGCCGAGCGGCCGGGGGGTGACGAGCGACTCGCCGTCGACGCGCGGTCGCTGCCGGACGCGTTCGCCGACGCCGAGGCGGACGGGCGGATCCCGGTGATCGCCGAGGTGAAGCCGACGAGTCCGACGACCGACGGCGAGCGGACCGACGACCCGGTCGAACTCGCCGAGGAGATGGTCGCCGGCGGCGCGGGCGCGCTCTCCGTGCTGACCGAACCGGAGCACTTCGGCGGGAGCGCCGAGACGCTGGAACGTGTCCGGGACGCCGTGGACGTGCCGGTCCTCCGCAAGGACTTCCTCCTGCGGGAGGAGCAACTCGACGCCGTCGCGGCCGACCTCGTCCTCCTCATCGTCCGGTTCGTCGGCGACGACCTGACGAATCTCGTCTCCGCGGCGCGGGAGCGCGGCTTCCAGCCGCTCGTGGAGGTCCACGACGCGGACGAACTCTCGGCCGCGATCGACGCGGGCGCCGACCTGATCGGCGTGAACAACCGCGACCTCGGGGCGCTCGAGGTCGACCTCTCCACGTTCGAGCGCGTCGCGCCCGAGGTTCCGGACGACGCGACGCTGATCGCCGAGTCCGGCATCACGACGACCGCCGACGCACGACGGATGCGCGAGGCGGGCGCCGACGGGTTGCTTATCGGGTCCGCCATCATGGACGCAGAGGGCAGAGGCGAGAGTGGTGACGGTGTGGAAGGCGACGGCGCGGGCGGAGACGTTCGCGCCAACACGCGGCGCTTTACCCGTGCGGGGACCGAGGGGAAGCCATGA
- a CDS encoding flippase-like domain-containing protein: protein MSRAGGDAIPAGDPGPVAVSVVLPAYNEERTIEATVRTTVETLSGFLPDDAFEVIVAEDGCDDRTPEIADRLAAEDDRVRHFHSDKRLGRGGALEFAFERAAGDTLVYFDTDLATDMRHLEELVETVRSGEADVATGSRWMPGRRADRPPERGVPSRGFNLLVRTVLRSDLRDHQCGFKALSRDAFDRLHDEVEDEHWFWDTELLVRAQRAGMDVAEFPVDWEPKGDSKVDLVRDVFGMGSQILRLWWQLSVTPHVTRRRTVGAGALLTFAALALMTLYLDPDQVFEAFGEADMGLVAAAAVVYTLSWPLRGLRYRDILSELGYREKLGFLTGAVFISQMGNLVFPARAGDAVRAYVVKARRGIPYPTGFASLAAERVFDLLTITAMAGVVLAGLLATGSTGDLAAAVSGNVSGDVVTAGAIQTAVRVAAAVGLAAAVGLLVIVASARTERNYVREVVGRFSSDSYVDYVAGVLEEFVAGVQTVAGQRRSFLLVGAESVAIWTLDVVTALLVLAAFPDAVASMSTVQLVAVGFFAVSVGNLAKVLPLSPGGIGLYEAAFTAFVVALGGVAAPVAFAAAVLDHAVKNAVTVVGGVGSMLGLNVSLTAAVDETEQIDTDVDTADEIDPTDD from the coding sequence ATGAGTCGCGCCGGTGGCGACGCGATCCCGGCCGGGGACCCCGGCCCTGTCGCGGTAAGCGTCGTCCTTCCCGCCTACAACGAGGAGCGTACCATCGAAGCCACGGTGCGAACGACCGTGGAGACGCTGTCGGGGTTCCTCCCGGACGACGCCTTCGAGGTCATCGTCGCCGAGGACGGCTGTGACGACAGGACGCCGGAGATCGCCGACCGGCTGGCGGCCGAGGACGACCGCGTGCGCCACTTCCACAGCGACAAGCGGCTGGGGCGGGGTGGTGCCCTGGAGTTCGCCTTCGAGCGGGCCGCCGGCGACACCCTCGTCTACTTCGACACGGACCTCGCGACGGACATGCGCCACCTGGAGGAACTCGTGGAGACGGTCCGCTCGGGCGAGGCCGACGTCGCCACGGGGTCGCGCTGGATGCCGGGGCGACGGGCCGACCGACCGCCCGAGCGCGGCGTGCCCTCACGCGGGTTCAACCTCCTCGTGCGGACGGTTCTGCGCTCGGACCTCCGGGACCACCAGTGCGGGTTCAAGGCCCTCTCCCGCGACGCCTTCGACCGGCTACACGACGAGGTGGAGGACGAGCACTGGTTCTGGGACACCGAACTGCTCGTCCGCGCCCAGCGGGCCGGCATGGACGTCGCGGAGTTCCCCGTCGACTGGGAGCCGAAGGGCGACTCGAAGGTCGACCTCGTCCGCGACGTGTTCGGGATGGGGAGCCAGATCCTCAGATTGTGGTGGCAGCTCTCGGTCACTCCGCACGTCACGCGGCGGCGGACCGTCGGCGCAGGCGCCCTGCTCACGTTCGCCGCGCTGGCGCTGATGACGCTGTACCTCGACCCGGATCAGGTGTTCGAGGCGTTCGGCGAGGCGGACATGGGGCTCGTCGCCGCGGCGGCGGTCGTGTACACCCTCTCCTGGCCGCTCCGCGGGCTGCGGTACCGAGACATCCTCTCGGAGCTGGGCTATCGCGAGAAGCTCGGATTCCTCACCGGGGCGGTGTTCATCAGCCAGATGGGGAACCTCGTCTTCCCCGCCCGGGCCGGTGACGCCGTCAGGGCGTACGTCGTGAAGGCACGGCGCGGCATCCCGTATCCGACGGGGTTCGCCTCGCTGGCCGCCGAGCGCGTGTTCGACCTGCTCACCATCACCGCGATGGCGGGGGTAGTGCTCGCGGGCCTGCTCGCGACGGGGAGCACGGGCGATCTGGCCGCCGCGGTGTCGGGCAACGTCTCCGGCGACGTCGTGACGGCGGGCGCGATCCAGACGGCCGTCCGCGTCGCCGCCGCCGTCGGGCTCGCCGCCGCCGTCGGACTGCTCGTCATCGTCGCCTCCGCCCGCACGGAACGCAACTACGTGCGGGAGGTCGTCGGCCGGTTCTCCTCGGACTCGTACGTCGACTACGTCGCGGGCGTCCTCGAGGAGTTCGTCGCCGGCGTCCAGACCGTCGCCGGCCAGCGCCGGTCGTTTCTGCTCGTCGGCGCCGAGTCGGTCGCCATCTGGACGCTCGACGTCGTGACGGCGCTGCTCGTCCTCGCGGCGTTCCCGGACGCGGTCGCGTCGATGTCCACCGTCCAGCTCGTCGCCGTCGGCTTCTTCGCCGTCTCGGTCGGCAACCTCGCGAAGGTGCTCCCGCTCTCACCGGGCGGCATCGGGCTGTACGAGGCCGCGTTCACGGCGTTCGTCGTCGCGCTCGGTGGCGTCGCCGCGCCTGTCGCGTTCGCCGCCGCGGTGCTCGACCACGCGGTGAAGAACGCCGTCACGGTCGTCGGCGGCGTCGGCTCGATGCTCGGGCTGAACGTCTCGCTCACCGCGGCGGTGGACGAGACGGAACAGATCGACACCGACGTGGACACGGCCGACGAGATCGACCCGACCGACGACTGA
- a CDS encoding type I 3-dehydroquinate dehydratase has translation MNVESFLLAAATADPAEEPNARDHADCIEFRMDLADEPLDALDDYDGELPLLVTNRATWEGGEAPPYGRLDALSTAVEHDAVEAVDVELATLRGRPVGTNDATPADLVGAARERDVTVVASVHDFEGTPAPGTLDALLSAAADAGDVGKLATTAHGRDDALALLSATHRADARGETVATMAMGEAGKHTRAVAPVYGSRIGYAPVRAEAATAPGQYDLATLRDLVDELR, from the coding sequence ATGAACGTCGAGTCCTTCCTGCTCGCGGCGGCCACCGCCGACCCCGCCGAGGAACCCAATGCCCGGGACCACGCCGACTGCATCGAGTTCCGGATGGACCTGGCCGACGAGCCGCTGGACGCGCTCGACGACTACGACGGCGAACTCCCGCTGCTCGTGACCAACAGGGCGACGTGGGAGGGCGGCGAGGCGCCGCCGTACGGCCGGCTCGACGCCCTCTCGACCGCCGTCGAACACGACGCCGTCGAGGCGGTCGACGTGGAACTGGCGACCCTCCGGGGTCGCCCGGTCGGGACGAACGACGCGACGCCCGCGGACCTGGTCGGCGCCGCGCGCGAGCGCGACGTGACGGTCGTCGCGTCCGTCCACGACTTCGAGGGGACGCCCGCCCCGGGGACGCTCGACGCGCTCCTCTCGGCCGCGGCCGACGCCGGCGACGTGGGGAAACTCGCGACGACGGCCCACGGGAGGGACGACGCGCTGGCCCTGCTTTCCGCGACGCACCGGGCGGATGCTCGCGGCGAGACGGTCGCGACGATGGCGATGGGTGAGGCCGGGAAGCACACCAGGGCAGTGGCGCCGGTGTACGGCTCCAGGATCGGCTACGCGCCCGTGAGGGCCGAGGCCGCGACCGCGCCGGGACAGTACGACCTGGCGACGCTCCGGGACCTGGTCGACGAACTGCGCTGA
- a CDS encoding transcription initiation factor IIB codes for MSEKTNARRQTTEQERTERETTDETLSCPECNGNVIQDEEHGETVCEECGLVVEEDSVDRGPEWRAFDAAEKDQKSRVGAPTTNTMHDKGLSTNIDWRDQDAYGRSLGSRQRQKMRRLRKWNERFRTRDSKERNLKQALGEIDRMSSALGLPDNVRETASVIYRRALEEDLLPGRSIEGVSTACTYAAARMAGVPRSLDEISDVSRVEKDEVARTYRYVVRELKLEVKPADPEQYVPRFASALGLSDEAERRAKELLRNAKQKGVHSGKSPVGLAAAAVYAAALLCNEKTTQAAVSDVADISEVTIRNRYHELLEAEEGLVA; via the coding sequence ATGAGCGAGAAAACAAACGCCCGTCGACAGACGACCGAACAGGAGCGGACCGAACGAGAGACGACCGACGAGACGCTATCGTGCCCGGAGTGTAACGGTAACGTCATCCAGGACGAGGAGCACGGCGAGACCGTCTGCGAGGAGTGCGGACTCGTCGTCGAGGAGGACTCCGTGGACCGCGGGCCGGAGTGGCGCGCGTTCGACGCCGCCGAGAAGGACCAGAAGAGCCGCGTCGGCGCCCCGACGACGAACACGATGCACGACAAGGGCCTGTCGACCAACATCGACTGGCGCGACCAGGACGCCTACGGACGGTCGCTCGGCTCCCGCCAGCGCCAGAAGATGCGGCGGCTCCGCAAGTGGAACGAGCGGTTCCGGACGCGCGACTCGAAGGAGCGCAACCTCAAGCAGGCGCTCGGCGAGATCGACCGGATGTCGAGCGCGCTCGGCCTCCCCGACAACGTCCGCGAGACCGCCTCCGTCATCTACCGTCGCGCGCTCGAGGAGGACCTCCTGCCGGGGCGCTCCATCGAGGGCGTCTCCACGGCCTGCACGTACGCCGCCGCGCGGATGGCCGGCGTGCCGCGGTCGCTCGACGAGATCTCGGACGTCTCCCGCGTCGAGAAGGACGAGGTCGCCCGGACGTACCGCTACGTCGTCCGCGAACTGAAGCTGGAAGTGAAGCCCGCCGACCCCGAGCAGTACGTCCCGCGGTTCGCCTCCGCGCTGGGGCTCTCCGACGAGGCCGAGCGCCGCGCGAAGGAGCTCCTGCGGAACGCGAAGCAGAAGGGCGTCCACTCCGGGAAGTCCCCTGTCGGCCTCGCCGCGGCCGCCGTCTACGCCGCCGCGCTCCTCTGCAACGAGAAGACGACCCAGGCGGCCGTCTCGGACGTCGCGGACATATCCGAGGTCACGATCCGCAACCGGTACCACGAACTCCTCGAGGCCGAGGAAGGCCTCGTCGCCTGA
- a CDS encoding cobalamin-binding protein, protein MNDPAIRVVSLAPSATATVTAMGAGDAVVGVTAYCDHDDAEILGGWLNADPDRVAALDPDVVLTNDALQRDLREDLRDCGLDVHHREPRTLEDVFESMAAVGDAIGRPDAGERLARECEERVERVRDAVAGRDRPVVYCEEWSDPPMAAGNWVPEAVAAAGGRYPFVDPGDRSREVDDGEVPLADPDYVVLHVCGAGDRSDPAVVDERDWDLDAAVHTFDDDLLNQPSPRLVDGVEALAGELHGVDLG, encoded by the coding sequence ATGAACGATCCCGCGATCCGCGTCGTCTCGCTCGCCCCGAGCGCCACCGCCACGGTGACGGCGATGGGTGCGGGCGACGCGGTGGTCGGCGTAACTGCCTACTGCGATCACGACGACGCGGAGATCCTGGGCGGCTGGTTGAACGCTGACCCCGACAGGGTCGCCGCCCTCGACCCGGACGTCGTCCTCACGAACGACGCGCTCCAGCGGGACCTCCGGGAGGACCTCCGCGACTGCGGACTCGACGTTCACCACCGAGAGCCGAGGACGCTCGAGGACGTGTTCGAGTCGATGGCCGCCGTCGGCGACGCGATCGGCCGCCCCGACGCGGGCGAACGCCTCGCCCGGGAGTGCGAGGAGCGCGTCGAGCGCGTCCGCGATGCGGTCGCCGGTCGCGACCGGCCGGTCGTCTACTGCGAGGAGTGGTCCGACCCGCCGATGGCGGCCGGGAACTGGGTTCCGGAGGCCGTGGCCGCCGCGGGCGGGCGCTACCCCTTCGTCGATCCGGGCGACCGGTCGCGCGAGGTCGACGACGGGGAGGTGCCCCTCGCCGACCCGGACTACGTCGTCCTCCACGTCTGCGGCGCCGGCGACCGCTCCGACCCCGCGGTCGTCGACGAGCGCGACTGGGACCTCGACGCGGCGGTCCACACCTTCGACGACGACCTGCTCAACCAGCCGAGCCCCCGCCTCGTCGACGGCGTCGAGGCGCTCGCCGGGGAACTTCACGGCGTGGACCTCGGCTGA
- the trpA gene encoding tryptophan synthase subunit alpha — protein sequence MSDLAAAFADGPAFVPYLAVGDPDYESSLAYVEALERGGADVIELGLPFSEPIAEGPTIQEAVVRSLAAGMTPERFFEFVEDLDVDVPLVCMTYYNLVYQYGRERGPRPFVERAAEAGLSGFVVPDLPAEEAGPLREACDEFGLDLIAIVAPTTDEDRLEKLVAVSSGYLYVQARLGVTGAQSSVSGQTAASLDRLSHVDLPKAVGFGISSGDQAATVIEAGADGVIVGSALVDVVAQGVENDDPTAAVAERLESLAAELTAGVERGFAQRAPRPEGTSE from the coding sequence ATGAGCGACCTCGCGGCGGCGTTCGCGGACGGCCCGGCGTTCGTCCCCTACCTCGCCGTCGGCGACCCGGACTACGAGTCCTCGCTCGCGTACGTCGAGGCGCTGGAGCGCGGCGGGGCGGACGTGATCGAACTCGGCCTGCCGTTCTCGGAGCCCATCGCGGAGGGGCCGACGATCCAGGAGGCGGTCGTGCGCTCGCTTGCGGCGGGGATGACGCCCGAGCGGTTCTTCGAGTTCGTCGAGGACCTCGACGTGGACGTGCCACTCGTCTGCATGACCTACTACAACCTGGTCTACCAGTATGGCCGGGAACGAGGTCCCCGGCCGTTCGTCGAGCGTGCGGCCGAGGCGGGCCTCTCGGGGTTCGTCGTCCCGGACCTCCCCGCCGAGGAGGCCGGACCGCTCCGCGAGGCCTGCGACGAGTTCGGGCTCGACCTGATCGCCATCGTCGCGCCGACGACCGACGAGGACAGGCTGGAGAAGCTCGTGGCGGTCTCCTCGGGCTACCTCTACGTCCAGGCGCGGCTCGGGGTGACGGGCGCCCAGTCGTCGGTGTCCGGCCAGACCGCCGCGTCGCTGGACCGGCTCTCGCACGTCGACCTCCCGAAGGCCGTCGGGTTCGGCATCTCCTCGGGCGACCAGGCGGCGACGGTGATAGAGGCGGGCGCCGACGGCGTCATCGTCGGCTCCGCGCTCGTCGACGTCGTCGCACAGGGCGTCGAGAACGACGACCCGACCGCGGCCGTCGCCGAGCGGCTGGAATCGCTCGCGGCCGAGTTGACGGCCGGCGTCGAGCGCGGGTTCGCGCAACGAGCACCGCGACCGGAAGGCACATCAGAATGA
- a CDS encoding 3-dehydroquinate synthase II produces the protein MTRKRSVWLRADDGVGEWERRKHRITAGLEAGVDWVLVDERDVAKVRELGAVNVAAFRSDADVDLIGDAEEEGALADAYVVGKDGEGDGTVELPSDFSGSADLTTLRRSDNRAQGAYVRILEKEYEEFAEEAARDAEFLVVVGEDWKIIPLENLIARIGDETNLIAGVTSADEARTAFETLELGAEGVLLDTEDPDEIRRTVEVRDEAERESLDLQHATVTAVEQTGSADRVCVDTGSIMADDEGMLVGSMSRGLFFVHAETADSPYVASRPFRVNAGAVHAYVRTPDGGTKYLSELRSGDKVQLLNTDGRTRDAIVGRVKIEKRPMFRVQAEVETDEGVDVIETLIQNAETVKVATANGRIAVTDLAEGDEVLVYYEDVARHFGEEVEESIIEQ, from the coding sequence ATGACACGAAAGCGGAGCGTTTGGCTTCGCGCCGACGACGGCGTGGGGGAGTGGGAGCGACGGAAACACCGCATCACCGCCGGGCTCGAGGCGGGGGTCGACTGGGTCCTGGTCGACGAGCGCGACGTGGCGAAGGTTCGGGAACTCGGGGCGGTGAACGTTGCAGCGTTCCGCTCTGACGCCGACGTCGACCTCATCGGCGACGCCGAGGAGGAGGGTGCGCTCGCCGACGCTTACGTCGTCGGCAAGGACGGCGAGGGCGACGGCACCGTCGAACTCCCGTCGGATTTCTCCGGCTCCGCGGACCTGACGACGCTCCGCCGCTCCGACAACCGGGCGCAGGGCGCCTACGTCCGCATCCTCGAGAAGGAGTACGAGGAGTTCGCCGAGGAGGCCGCCCGCGACGCGGAGTTCCTCGTCGTCGTCGGCGAGGACTGGAAGATCATCCCGCTGGAGAACCTCATCGCCCGCATCGGCGACGAGACGAACCTCATCGCCGGCGTCACCTCCGCCGACGAGGCCCGCACCGCGTTCGAGACGCTCGAACTCGGCGCGGAGGGCGTACTGCTCGACACGGAGGACCCCGACGAGATCCGCCGGACCGTCGAGGTGCGCGACGAGGCCGAACGGGAGTCGCTTGACCTCCAGCACGCCACCGTCACGGCCGTCGAGCAGACCGGCTCGGCCGACAGGGTCTGCGTCGACACGGGGAGCATCATGGCCGACGACGAGGGGATGCTCGTGGGCTCGATGTCGCGCGGGCTGTTCTTCGTCCACGCGGAGACGGCCGACTCGCCGTACGTCGCCTCCCGCCCGTTCCGCGTCAACGCCGGCGCGGTCCACGCCTACGTCCGCACGCCCGACGGCGGGACGAAGTACCTCTCGGAGCTCCGCAGCGGCGACAAGGTACAGCTCCTGAACACCGACGGCCGGACCCGCGACGCCATCGTCGGCCGCGTGAAGATCGAGAAGCGCCCGATGTTCCGCGTGCAGGCGGAGGTCGAGACGGACGAGGGCGTGGACGTCATCGAGACGCTCATCCAGAACGCCGAGACGGTGAAGGTCGCCACCGCGAACGGCCGGATCGCGGTCACGGACCTCGCCGAGGGGGACGAGGTGCTCGTCTACTACGAGGACGTCGCGCGCCACTTCGGCGAGGAAGTCGAGGAAAGCATCATCGAGCAGTAG
- the trpB gene encoding tryptophan synthase subunit beta, which produces MSGNHAGADRADAGDGTFGGYGGQYVPEALMPAIEELTDAYERYVLGNEDGFVDEFRGRMADFGGRPTPLQRADRLSERYGRDVYLKREDLVHGGAHKLNNALGQVLLAKYMGKERIVAETGAGQHGTATAMAAAHLGMPCEVYMGERDINRQRPNVFRMRLNGADVTPVTTGRGTLKEAISETMRDWATNVEDTHYVIGSVVGPHPFPSMVRDFQALISEEARGQAEGKEGRLPDAVLACAGGGSNTMGAFHHFVGDEDVDLYAVEAGGSSLDVDEDEGVAPNSASLSTGSEGVLHGARTKLLQDRHGQIVESHSVSSGLDYAGVGPELAHLVDEERVTPVTVDDDAAVEAFHRLSQEEGIIPALETAHAFGYLHEHHDELGEFVVVNVSGRGDKDLESVIEETSRRDVPNAPDMDVFGGDR; this is translated from the coding sequence ATGAGCGGGAACCACGCGGGCGCCGATAGGGCGGACGCCGGCGACGGGACCTTCGGCGGCTACGGGGGGCAGTACGTCCCCGAGGCGCTGATGCCGGCGATCGAGGAACTGACGGACGCCTACGAGCGGTACGTCCTCGGCAACGAGGACGGGTTCGTGGACGAGTTCCGCGGGAGGATGGCGGACTTCGGCGGGCGACCGACGCCGCTCCAGCGGGCCGACCGCCTCTCCGAGCGATACGGACGGGACGTCTATCTCAAGCGCGAGGACCTCGTCCACGGCGGCGCGCACAAACTGAACAACGCGCTCGGGCAGGTGCTGCTCGCGAAGTACATGGGCAAGGAGCGCATCGTCGCAGAGACCGGCGCGGGCCAGCATGGCACGGCGACGGCGATGGCGGCGGCCCACCTCGGGATGCCCTGCGAGGTGTACATGGGCGAGCGCGACATCAACCGACAGCGGCCGAACGTGTTCCGGATGCGGCTCAACGGCGCCGACGTCACCCCGGTGACGACCGGCCGCGGGACGCTGAAGGAGGCCATCTCCGAGACGATGCGCGACTGGGCGACGAACGTCGAGGACACCCACTACGTCATCGGCTCGGTCGTCGGCCCACACCCGTTCCCGAGCATGGTCCGGGACTTCCAGGCGCTCATCTCCGAGGAGGCGCGCGGCCAGGCCGAGGGGAAGGAGGGCCGCCTCCCCGACGCCGTCCTGGCTTGCGCGGGCGGCGGGTCGAACACGATGGGTGCCTTCCACCACTTCGTGGGGGACGAGGACGTGGACCTCTACGCGGTCGAGGCCGGCGGCTCCTCGCTCGACGTCGACGAGGACGAGGGCGTCGCGCCGAATTCGGCCTCGCTCTCGACCGGGTCCGAGGGCGTGCTCCACGGCGCGCGGACGAAGCTCCTGCAGGACCGTCACGGCCAGATCGTCGAGTCGCACTCCGTCTCCTCGGGGCTGGACTACGCGGGCGTCGGCCCGGAACTCGCCCACCTGGTCGACGAGGAGCGGGTGACGCCCGTGACCGTCGACGACGACGCGGCCGTCGAGGCGTTCCACCGGCTCTCCCAGGAGGAGGGCATCATCCCGGCGCTGGAGACGGCCCACGCGTTCGGCTACCTCCACGAACACCACGATGAACTCGGCGAGTTCGTCGTCGTCAACGTCTCCGGGCGCGGCGACAAGGACCTGGAGTCGGTCATCGAGGAGACATCCAGACGCGACGTTCCGAACGCGCCCGACATGGACGTGTTCGGGGGGGACCGATGA
- the yjjX gene encoding inosine/xanthosine triphosphatase, translated as MRVGVGSGNPVKVEATRRALTSEADEFGADATVEACSVPSGVPEQPSGREETRRGAANRAEAVLAEGYDLGVGIEGGVADGGDGHLVLVMWAVVTDGDLRGRGAGPSLTLPDGIADRVRAGEELGPVMDDTLGEDDVARRQGAAGALTAGRVDRTDALRTAVAGALGPFVSSLY; from the coding sequence ATGAGAGTCGGCGTCGGTTCCGGGAACCCGGTCAAGGTCGAGGCGACGAGACGGGCGTTGACGAGCGAGGCGGACGAGTTCGGCGCCGACGCGACCGTCGAGGCGTGCTCGGTTCCGTCGGGCGTCCCCGAACAGCCGTCGGGCCGCGAGGAGACTCGCCGCGGCGCTGCGAACCGGGCGGAGGCCGTACTCGCGGAGGGGTACGACCTCGGCGTCGGCATCGAGGGCGGCGTCGCCGACGGCGGTGACGGCCACCTCGTGCTCGTGATGTGGGCGGTCGTGACAGATGGTGACCTGCGGGGCCGCGGCGCCGGTCCGAGCCTGACCCTCCCGGACGGCATCGCCGACCGCGTCCGTGCCGGCGAGGAACTCGGGCCGGTGATGGACGACACGCTCGGCGAGGACGACGTGGCGAGGCGACAGGGTGCCGCGGGAGCGCTCACCGCTGGGCGCGTCGACCGGACGGACGCCCTTCGGACCGCGGTCGCCGGGGCGCTCGGCCCGTTCGTAAGCTCGCTCTACTGA